The following is a genomic window from candidate division KSB1 bacterium.
CTTGAAAATAATATCGGTCCCACCGAAACAACAATATTTGTAAATGTGGATCAGGCCGGGAATATTCAGCTTGGAGAAAACGTCGTGGCGGTAACACCGAGCGCCCCGGCTCTCGGTTATGACGGTCCCGATTTTGATAAAGAACCGCATATGATGGGAAGCGGTGTGTCACATGGCTGGGTTGGCGTCGATTTTCTGGACCCCGATTCGCTGGTTGATGGTGATGAATATGAAATTCAGTTTTTGGATCAATCCATGGATTTCCGGGATAATGATTTTGACACATTGGTCGATATGGATGATCCCAGCGAGTTGATTCCCAATCAAACCACCGGTTTTGTGCTTCGGAATTTGACCCGGTCCGTGCTGTTTGATACAGTCTGGTTTAAAAATTATCGATCGCTTAACGGGGAAACTATATTGCTGAGCAATCTGTTTGATGATCGGGACGGTGATCCGAGAACCGCCTCAACCATTGTAAACAGCTTGAAAATAACAGCCAGGGTACCGGAAGCCGGTCGGGTGCATATGCCTGAACGAAATATTTACAACGGTACGCAATGGAGCCGGAACATTGATCCGGATACCACCTATAAGCTGCTGTTCGGCCGGTTTAACCTGGGCGGATTTGTTCAGGGAACGGCCTATCCGCGGCAATATGAAATCGTCTTTTTTGATGAATTGGTCACCACTACAAAGCAAATCGGTATTCCTCTGGCCTCTACCGGAACACTCTATCCACTGCCGTCGGCTGAGGTGAATTACAAGGTGTATGATAAACAGAGCGGGGAAGAGGTCACATTCGGTGTTGTGGATGCGACCGTGGACAAGGATCTGGTAAATCCCGGATTTTTCTCGGCCAAAGACCGCCTTATCTTTGTTGAAAAACTGCCCAATGACTCGACACTCATCACTTTTAGTCTGCTTAATAATTCGGTTGAAGATACAACATTCATCAACCACTATGGGCGTACACTGGGCGCCGGGGATACACTGAGTCTGTATCCGGATTTCCCGTTTACGTCCGAGACCAAATTCCGCTTCAAGGTTAAAGGCCAAAAGATTGATCAGGAAGAGGCCAAAAACAGTCTCAACCGTATCAAAGTGGTTCCCAATCCTTATGTGGTTACTGCTGTTTGGGAACCTCAGAATCCGTATACATCCGGACGCGGGCCGCGCAAGGTAGAGTTTATTCATTTGCCGCAAGAGTGCACCATCCGGATTTATTCCCTGGACGGTTCTTTGATCAAAACGATCGAACACAACAGCAGCATGACCGACGGCTCCGAAGAATGGGATCTGATGACCAAGGATAATATGGATCTCGCTTACGGTGTTTATGTTTATCATGTGGACGCCCCGGGAATCGGGGAACACGTCGGACGCATGCTCGTGATTAAATAACGATCTCCCTGAAGAGTCTCGCCGCTGTCCTGAGGCAGCGGCAAGATTCTGGAGATTTTGATTTTTATTTAGCAACTGAATAATGTATATTATGATGTATAGACTCAAAATAACCGTATTATTATTGACGGTTCTTTTTTTTATGAGCGCCTGCAGCAAGCAGGATAAAACGCCGGTCGCAGTCTTTGCTGATGAAGAGATCACGCTTGAAGAATTCAGGCTGGCTTATCTGAAACTGCTAAAAACACCGGATACGTTTGACAGCGAATCCCTGCGCGAATCCTTTCTGCAGGAATTGATAAACCGTCGTCTTATTGCAAGAGTTGCAGCTGAAACCGGAATGATGGATGAATATCTTGAATACCGGCGCTGATGCCTATCGTGACAAAAAGTGCCGGGATGCTCATTATCAGGCTGTCATACAGCCGAAAATTGATATCAGTGAAACAGAGGTCAGAAGGGTATATCAGTATATGCAGGAATCGCGCCATGTTCGGCATCTGTTCGCTGATACAAAAGAAAAAGCGGATTCATTGCGCTCCCTGCTTGCATCCGGTGTGCCGTTTGATAGCCTGGCCCGGATGATCTATCAGGATGCTGAACTGCGTGAAAATGGCGGGGACCTGGGATGGATCAAATGGGATGAACTGGATTACCCCCTGGCAATGACGGCGTTTTAACTGGCGCCGGGAACGGTTTCTAAACCGGTGCAGTCGCGGCATGGTTATCATATCGTTCAGGTTCTGGATTATAAAACTGTTCCCATCGTTACGGAACAGGCGTTTGCAAGCCGTGCAAAAAAGATCAGATACCTTGCCGAATACAAATTGGGTGATTATATTGCTGCCAATGTCATAGACAGTATGATGCAGAACGTGGACATTAAGGTATATCCAAAGACCATGCAGCAGGTCGGCACCCGTCTTGGAGAACATTTTACCCGCCAACCGTCAAAGTATGACGCGATGTATGAACGGCAGCTCTCGGAAGCAGAGTATCATCAAATATCCAATTCTCTCTGGGATAATAGGAACAAACCATTGGCCATGATCAATGGTGAGGAGTTGACGATTGGAGAATTTGTGGCCGCTCTCGAATATGTTCCTTATGATCTCCTGTTTAAAGGCTTTAAACAGGCGCTTGATGTGGTGTGCCGCGATGTTTTGCTCACCCGCGAGGCCGAACAACTCGAACTTTATAACAAAGATGATGTCAAAACACAGACGACACTTTACAGAGAATATCTCCTGCAATTAAAATTGAAACGACAACTTGTAAGTCAGGTTAACGTCACAGAGTCAGAAATCCGCAAAGAGTTTAACGCTGTCAAAGCGCAGCATCCCAACGTCACTTTCGAGTCGACGGCAGATGTTTTGCACGAAAAAATTCTACGCCGTAAG
Proteins encoded in this region:
- a CDS encoding peptidylprolyl isomerase, with product MNILNTGADAYRDKKCRDAHYQAVIQPKIDISETEVRRVYQYMQESRHVRHLFADTKEKADSLRSLLASGVPFDSLARMIYQDAELRENGGDLGWIKWDELDYPLAMTAF